A window of the Linepithema humile isolate Giens D197 chromosome 4, Lhum_UNIL_v1.0, whole genome shotgun sequence genome harbors these coding sequences:
- the LOC105671723 gene encoding histone lysine demethylase PHF8-like isoform X5, with translation MAVKARMNWHRHDYTERDADTKPVQTGTPVFIRELKSRHFPKADEVVKHVKGQQLTFQYLQTNGFETPIITDGKEGLDMIVPSPSFSVYDVETHIGGDRDMDVIDVTRQSNIRMKLRDFVEYFNSPSRTRVLNVISLEFSNTGLSPMVEAPYIARKLDWVNSVWPRDWPEDSDIKRPEVQKYCLMGVKDSFTDFHIDFGGTSVWYHVLRGEKVFYLVKPTPANLQLYQHWMCSSTQSETFFGDQADACYKCVLKQGQTMMIPTGWIHAVLTPMDSLVFGGNFVHSLNIPMQIQIYELERKMKTPAKFQYPGFETINWFAAKKLLKELKELNNEGKKCPSYFLQGVKALLGILKQWNTDKDYNMISRGQIPETINSQKLLKDLSKEIRHAERYLISLNPPKPERESKRKKKKPLNKDFVDFDYADKMADNAFKMTLKEKNKVEPAVIQESPRPPLKLTLPKPIMCPDVKATATEKPANSNKRQLSKPGKQSPTVIRFKLGNNEVVRSTNDNINVYGNNITTDHTLETTKESLPWNQTSSVYDFHDGSSESDYSLVIDESQKRKRAPKSNAQKRFKRDFDGNVDVLSNAPKNGIEELLKASAYTLGNGTQRIDVTPSTTISQYSQSMPPPTGSDRASPSTREAIAGMLSFSQSYSTTSNLTKSSKPTKSQPDDDDDDDDQSIENIDKVHQDDDFIYPALDASDDEDYIFKPKAKSQIDEAWNPKARVGPLLPKTNRPAREGAKKTSVEKGLEAAAAKRAKQSVEYLDNDMDKTTKKKLSSNKRTYNKKKQKNPVVTAVGTTSSTAASENVIKSPTGFGSILTSPNRLRDVKAKLAAPVPVERKPKKGMKTAKQRLGKILKLHKMMH, from the exons tGAAGGCTAGAATGAACTGGCACAGACATGATTATACCGAACGCGATGCTGACACAAAACCTGTTCAGACTGGTACTCCAGTATTTATACGAGAGTTGAAATCTAGGCATTTTCCCAAAGCTGATGAAGTTGTGAAGCATGTGAAGGGTCAGCAATTAACTTTTCAGTATTTACAAACAAATGGTTTTGAAACTCCTATCATTACTGATGGAAAAGAGGGACTTGATATGATTGTACCATCTCCAAGTTTTAGTGTCTACGATGTCGAGACTCATATAG GTGGTGATCGAGACATGGATGTAATCGATGTTACTAGACAAAGTAACATACGCATGAAATTAAGAGACTTTGtagaatatttcaattctCCTTCTCGAACAAGGGTACTTAATGTCATAAGTCTCGAATTTTCTAATACTGG TCTTTCGCCAATGGTGGAAGCGCCGTACATCGCGCGCAAACTTGACTGGGTTAATTCTGTGTGGCCGCGAGATTGGCCCGAGGACAGTGATATAAAGCGACCCGAAGTACAAAAGTATTGCCTAATGGGGGTCAAAGATAGTTTCACAGATTTTCACATTGATTTTGGCGGCACATCTGTTTGGTATCACGTGTTACGCGGCGAAAAAGTGTTCTACCTCGTAAAGCCGACGCCGGCGAATTTGCAACTGTATCAGCATTGGATGTGCAGTTCCACACAGAGTGAAACTTTCTTTGGGGACCAGGCCGACGCGTGTTACAAATGCGTGCTTAAACAGGGTCAAACAATGATGATTCCCACAGGCTGGATACACGCTGTGCTCACGCCGATGGATTCTTTGGTTTTCGGCGGAAATTTTGTGCACAGTCTTAACATTCCGATGCAAATACA AATATATGAATTAGAAAGGAAGATGAAAACTCCTGCAAAGTTTCAGTATCCTGGATTTGAGACAATTAACTGGTTTGCAGCGAAAAAATTGCTCAAAGaactaaaagaattaaataatgagGGCAAAAAATGTCcgtcatattttttacaaggTGTGAAGGCGCTGCTTGGAATTCTCAAACAATGGAATACAGACAAGGAT TATAACATGATCAGCCGCGGTCAGATACCGGAAACGATAAACAGCCAGAAATTACTGAAGGACCTCAGCAAAGAGATACGACACGCGGAACGGTacttaatatctttaaatccGCCGAAGCCGGAACGTGAGAGTAAacgaaagaagaagaagccgTTGAACAAAGATTTCGTGGATTTTGATTACGCCGACAAGATGGCTGATAACGCCTTTAAAATGACGCTGAAGGAAAAGAACAAAGTGGAACCTGCTGTGATTCAAGAATCGCCGAGGCCACCGTTAAAGCTCACATTACCAAAACCCATTATGTGCCCCGACGTTAAAGCGACTGCGACGGAAAAACCTGCCAATAGCAATAAGCGGCAATTGTCCAAGCCGGGAAAACAGAGCCCTACCGTAATTAGATTTAAACTCGGCAACAATGAGGTTGTCAGAAGTACAAACGACAATATAAACGTTTACGGAAACAATATTACAACCGATCACACCCTCGAGACAACGAAAGAATCGCTACCGTGGAATCAAACGTCGTCCGTATACGATTTTCACGACGGCAGCAGCGAGAGCGATTACAGTCTCGTGATAGATGAGTCGCAGAAGCGGAAGCGGGCGCCGAAATCGAACGCGCAGAAGCGATTTAAGCGCGATTTCGATGGTAACGTTGACGTGCTAAGCAACGCACCGAAAAACGGTATAGAGGAACTGTTGAAAGCATCGGCGTACACGCTCGGAAATGGCACTCAGAGGATAGACGTCac gCCTTCGACAACGATCTCACAGTACAGCCAGTCTATGCCGCCTCCTACTGG TTCCGACAGGGCGTCACCGTCTACACGGGAGGCGATCGCTGGAATGTTATCGTTCAGCCAGAGTTACTCAACCACGAGTAATCTCACGAAATCTTCAAAACCCACTAAGAGCCAACcagacgacgatgacgacgacgatgatcAGTCGATAGAAAATATCGACAAAGTTCACCAAGACGATGATTTCA TTTATCCAGCTTTGGACGCTTCCGACGACGAAGATTATATCTTCAAGCCCAAAGCAAAGAGTCAGATTGACGAAGCGTGGAACCCGAAAGCCAGAGTGGGTCCTCTTTTACCAAAAACAAATCGACCGGCGCGGGAAGGCGCGAAGAAAACGTCTGTGGAAAAGGGCTTGGAAGCGGCTGCGGCGAAGCGAGCGAAACAATCg GTTGAATACCTGGATAACGACATGGACAAGACTACCAAGAAGAAATTG AGTTCCAACAAACGGACGTATAACAAAAAGAAGCAGAAGAATCCGGTGGTCACTGCAGTGGGGACTACGTCGTCCACTGCAGCTTctgaaaatgttataaaatcaccaACAGGATTCGGATCGATACTGACAAGTCCCAATCGACTTAGAGATGTTAAAGCCAAACTTGCGGCACCCGTTCCCGTTG AGCGAAAACCAAAAAAGGGAATGAAAACGGCGAAGCAACGTTTGGGGAAGATTCTAAAACTGCATAAAATGATgcattag